One genomic region from Paramicrobacterium agarici encodes:
- a CDS encoding VOC family protein gives MDLTATRIITDDVARLVNFYERITGIKTTQLHELFAELRTDSGTLAFASSATVPLLGAGSAEPRANRSVIIDFRVDDVDAVFPTLRDVVDDFVNEPTTMPWGNRSLLFRDPDGNLVNFFTPVAR, from the coding sequence ATGGACCTGACCGCAACTCGCATCATCACCGACGACGTCGCACGCCTCGTCAATTTCTACGAGCGCATCACCGGCATCAAGACAACGCAGCTGCATGAACTCTTCGCCGAGCTGCGCACCGACTCTGGAACGCTCGCGTTCGCCAGCTCGGCCACCGTCCCTCTCTTGGGCGCAGGTTCGGCCGAGCCGCGGGCGAACCGTTCGGTCATCATCGACTTTCGTGTGGACGACGTCGATGCGGTCTTCCCGACGCTGCGCGACGTCGTCGACGACTTCGTGAATGAACCCACGACGATGCCGTGGGGAAACCGCTCGCTACTCTTTCGCGACCCCGACGGCAACCTCGTGAACTTCTTCACCCCGGTCGCCCGCTGA
- a CDS encoding carbohydrate ABC transporter permease, producing MTDTVTPLPSTASARTRSRRLRPSRDSGQRDRPALRIASHIFLLLLMLLFLAPVVWAIVSAFKQPNDIITDPLAFDPSAFTLQNFTAMFHDVPIGHGFVNTAIVLVVKGAITLFCAPLAAFAFAKYEFRGKNLLFGTVLVTLMLPVIVLIIPLLLEMKMLGWVNTYQALILPGAVDAFAIFWMRQVISAVPDELLDAARVDGCSEFGIFWRVVVPVIRPGLAGLAVLTIMNIYNDFVWPVVVASSEQMATLQVVLSTLAQNITGNRIGADYATVTGELLAASSVALIPLLVLFIVLQRHFINGILAGSVKG from the coding sequence ATGACAGACACCGTTACGCCGCTGCCGAGCACAGCATCCGCGCGCACGCGCTCTCGTCGGCTCCGACCGTCACGCGACTCCGGCCAGCGCGATCGCCCCGCGCTTCGCATAGCGAGCCACATCTTTCTGCTTCTGCTCATGCTGCTCTTTCTCGCGCCCGTGGTGTGGGCAATCGTCTCGGCGTTCAAACAGCCGAACGACATCATCACGGACCCGCTCGCCTTCGACCCGAGCGCGTTCACGTTGCAGAACTTCACCGCGATGTTCCACGACGTACCGATCGGCCACGGGTTCGTGAACACGGCGATCGTTCTCGTGGTGAAAGGGGCGATCACTCTCTTCTGTGCACCGCTCGCGGCGTTCGCCTTCGCGAAGTACGAGTTTCGAGGCAAGAACCTGCTGTTCGGCACCGTTCTCGTCACACTCATGCTGCCCGTGATCGTGCTCATCATTCCACTGCTGCTCGAGATGAAGATGCTCGGCTGGGTGAACACGTACCAGGCGCTCATTCTGCCCGGAGCCGTCGACGCCTTCGCGATCTTCTGGATGCGGCAGGTGATCAGCGCCGTTCCTGACGAACTGCTCGACGCCGCGCGCGTTGACGGCTGCAGTGAATTCGGCATCTTCTGGCGCGTGGTCGTCCCCGTCATCCGACCGGGGCTCGCGGGCCTCGCCGTGCTGACGATCATGAACATCTACAACGACTTCGTCTGGCCCGTCGTTGTGGCCAGCTCCGAGCAGATGGCCACGCTCCAGGTCGTGCTCTCGACACTCGCGCAGAACATCACGGGCAACCGCATCGGCGCGGACTACGCCACCGTCACGGGCGAACTCCTCGCGGCAAGCTCTGTCGCACTCATACCCCTGCTGGTGCTCTTCATCGTGCTCCAGCGTCACTTCATCAACGGCATCCTCGCAGGAAGCGTGAAAGGTTGA
- a CDS encoding glycoside hydrolase family 2 protein, which translates to MSLSSPQTVVPDQTVESTIPRSEYPRPDRDRSARWLTLNGQWDFSADGIAAPITVPFAWESEASGIHRTWLERGEYRRSIVVPEEWAGSSIVVSFGAVHHRATVSLDGSLVGEHVGGYESFEFDITSFITPGVAAEISVVVDAPADKRAIPHGKQRSIPRDDYDGVSFTPTSGIWQSVWLEARGTTYAEGVELRGDSLNGIDVAVTLSSPRGARVTAQVEGSESAVTLDADANGCYRGRIDLQHPRLWSPEQPHLYRVEVSVDDGQGYPDAVVATTGLRRIETRGEQLLLNGRRFSMRGVLDQGYWADTGLTAPSADALRRDIHLARELGYNLVRKHLKFEDPLWLHEADVTGTLVWAEPACPSRFSDEGARAFEAQLPAMVERDGNHPSIVIWGLYNEEWGLDWDIPASPARAEAAARAYDRLRELDATRPIVENSGWSHVKSDLVDWHYYEPDLATWKQAMADMAAGARETFPVRLAPDFVVDKSLYGSAEFPRHGVPIVNSEYGEGFTSLERAWHLRWETQEMRRHDRFAGYIYTEFADVEHEGAGLLAEDRRAKDWGGCIPADVNAETVLILDLVPLRAGADIEPPAEEFTLDVHVSHHGDADVRGAFHAAWLPFGAPVSDVPAAQAISDALIVTPFEVSDAVRITVPPVAEPARLLLWFADESGAVLARSFLDAAEVEPPNRRGARPGEFVGVAQPGVPN; encoded by the coding sequence ATGTCACTCTCCTCACCCCAGACCGTCGTCCCGGACCAGACAGTCGAGTCGACGATTCCCCGCTCCGAGTACCCGCGGCCCGATCGTGATCGCTCAGCGCGGTGGCTGACGCTCAACGGTCAGTGGGACTTCAGCGCCGACGGCATCGCCGCGCCGATCACAGTGCCCTTTGCGTGGGAGAGCGAAGCATCCGGAATCCACCGCACCTGGCTGGAACGGGGCGAGTACCGGCGATCGATCGTCGTGCCCGAGGAATGGGCGGGGTCGAGCATCGTCGTGAGTTTCGGAGCCGTGCACCACCGCGCTACCGTATCGCTCGACGGTTCGCTCGTCGGCGAGCACGTCGGGGGCTACGAATCGTTCGAGTTCGACATCACGTCGTTCATTACTCCCGGAGTCGCCGCGGAAATCTCTGTTGTCGTCGATGCTCCGGCGGACAAACGCGCCATTCCACATGGTAAGCAGCGGTCGATCCCGCGCGATGACTATGACGGCGTCTCGTTTACGCCGACGTCGGGAATCTGGCAGAGTGTCTGGCTTGAGGCTCGCGGCACCACGTATGCCGAGGGCGTCGAGCTGCGCGGAGATAGCTTGAATGGCATCGACGTCGCCGTGACGTTGTCGAGCCCGCGCGGCGCTCGCGTGACAGCCCAGGTCGAGGGAAGCGAGAGTGCTGTCACCCTGGATGCCGACGCGAACGGATGCTATCGAGGGCGCATCGACCTGCAGCATCCGCGGCTCTGGTCGCCCGAGCAGCCGCATCTCTATCGTGTGGAAGTGTCGGTCGACGACGGCCAGGGATATCCGGATGCTGTCGTCGCGACGACTGGACTTCGTCGCATCGAGACGCGGGGCGAACAACTCCTTCTCAACGGGCGGCGATTCTCAATGCGCGGTGTGCTCGACCAGGGGTACTGGGCAGACACCGGGCTGACGGCGCCGAGTGCTGACGCGTTGCGCCGCGACATCCATCTGGCACGCGAACTCGGGTACAACCTTGTGCGCAAGCATCTGAAGTTCGAAGACCCGCTGTGGCTGCACGAGGCCGACGTCACCGGCACTTTGGTCTGGGCCGAACCCGCGTGCCCGAGCCGGTTCTCCGACGAGGGTGCCCGCGCGTTCGAGGCGCAGCTGCCCGCCATGGTCGAGCGCGACGGAAACCACCCGAGCATCGTGATCTGGGGACTTTACAACGAAGAGTGGGGGCTCGATTGGGATATTCCGGCAAGCCCCGCACGAGCCGAGGCCGCTGCCCGCGCCTACGACCGGCTGCGCGAGCTCGACGCGACGCGACCCATTGTCGAGAACTCGGGCTGGTCGCACGTCAAGAGCGATCTGGTCGACTGGCATTACTACGAGCCCGACCTGGCGACGTGGAAGCAGGCGATGGCCGACATGGCAGCAGGCGCTCGTGAAACGTTCCCTGTCAGACTCGCTCCTGACTTCGTCGTCGACAAGTCTCTGTACGGTTCGGCCGAATTTCCGCGTCACGGCGTTCCGATCGTCAACAGCGAGTACGGTGAGGGCTTCACAAGCCTTGAGCGCGCCTGGCATCTGCGCTGGGAGACCCAGGAGATGCGACGGCACGATCGTTTCGCCGGTTATATCTATACCGAGTTCGCCGATGTCGAGCACGAGGGTGCTGGGTTGTTGGCCGAAGATCGCCGAGCGAAGGACTGGGGCGGGTGCATCCCCGCCGATGTCAACGCTGAGACGGTTCTCATTCTCGACCTCGTGCCGCTGCGCGCCGGGGCAGACATCGAGCCTCCCGCCGAGGAGTTCACGCTCGATGTACACGTGTCGCATCACGGCGATGCCGACGTGCGGGGTGCCTTCCACGCCGCGTGGCTGCCGTTCGGAGCGCCGGTCTCCGACGTTCCCGCAGCGCAGGCAATCTCTGACGCGCTGATAGTCACGCCGTTTGAGGTATCGGACGCTGTCAGGATCACGGTGCCGCCGGTCGCGGAACCCGCGCGGCTTCTGCTGTGGTTCGCCGACGAGTCGGGCGCGGTTCTCGCGCGCTCATTCCTCGACGCGGCCGAGGTCGAGCCGCCGAACCGACGCGGAGCCCGCCCGGGCGAGTTCGTCGGAGTCGCGCAGCCGGGAGTACCGAATTAA
- a CDS encoding carbohydrate ABC transporter permease has product MTTTALHSADRTFTRRHRAAKFKRRIAPYVFVAPFIAIFLAFSVYPLFFTARLSFTNWRGTGAAEWVGWGNYTYLLTSPGFWNSLANSGVLWLLIVPIQIVVSVIVAVLLNSAKLKLRGMYRVAFIVPFVTPLVAVAQIWVVLFDQHYGAINAVLGTVGIPEIGWLTTSAWAKPTLALLFLWKTTGFIIIILLSGLQSIDGSLYEAAELDGASRIRQLWSITVPLLRRTIMFAVVLQTLAVFQMFAEPFVVTQGGPYNSTTTAGYYLYNHITRADLGTGAANSFLLVILVMILSLFFVRLLRAKD; this is encoded by the coding sequence ATGACGACAACAGCCCTCCACTCCGCGGACCGGACGTTCACACGCCGCCACCGCGCAGCGAAATTCAAACGCCGCATCGCACCGTATGTGTTCGTCGCGCCGTTCATCGCGATCTTTCTCGCCTTCAGCGTCTACCCGCTGTTCTTCACCGCGAGACTGAGCTTCACGAACTGGCGCGGCACCGGGGCCGCGGAGTGGGTGGGCTGGGGAAACTACACGTATCTGCTCACGAGCCCGGGCTTCTGGAACTCACTCGCCAACTCCGGTGTGCTGTGGCTTCTGATCGTGCCCATTCAAATCGTTGTCTCGGTCATCGTCGCCGTGCTGCTCAACTCTGCGAAGCTCAAGCTGCGTGGCATGTATCGCGTTGCGTTCATTGTGCCGTTCGTCACGCCGCTGGTTGCGGTCGCTCAAATTTGGGTCGTGCTCTTCGACCAGCACTACGGGGCCATCAATGCCGTGCTCGGCACGGTCGGCATTCCTGAGATCGGCTGGCTGACGACGAGTGCATGGGCGAAGCCGACGTTGGCACTGCTCTTTCTCTGGAAGACGACGGGATTCATCATCATCATTCTGCTGTCGGGGCTTCAGTCGATCGATGGCTCGCTCTACGAGGCTGCCGAGCTCGACGGCGCGTCACGGATTCGCCAGCTGTGGAGCATCACCGTTCCTCTTCTACGGCGAACGATCATGTTCGCCGTCGTGCTGCAGACGCTTGCCGTGTTTCAGATGTTTGCCGAACCGTTCGTCGTCACTCAGGGAGGCCCCTACAACTCCACGACCACGGCAGGGTACTACCTCTACAACCACATCACGCGAGCCGATCTGGGAACGGGAGCGGCGAATTCCTTCCTTCTCGTGATCCTCGTGATGATCCTCTCGCTCTTCTTCGTCCGACTGCTGAGAGCAAAGGACTGA
- a CDS encoding helix-turn-helix transcriptional regulator produces MSTSTSRVLQLLELLQTAGTRSVGELAERLDVDERTVRRYVGHLRELEIPVETVRGRYGGYRIAAGLRMPPLMLSDDEALAVVLGLLHAQSSPAASTTAMQTAMSKVRRSLPAESARKLGVLLSTAAFADDRDVFVPDAGILLTAAEAVRRRQPIELRYRSRDGEPSKRTVHPYDLIAFSGRWYLVAFDVGRGAERRFRLDRIATARTVSGTFAPPKPRDQAAATRLVDDFAGADYAWHVKLRVNAGREHIRAHLPASVARLEPLLDDGSEGAWHRVEINAASLEWLPPVIIALGCPVIVDQPAELRTLIADVASRLRDIAASP; encoded by the coding sequence ATGAGCACGTCGACGTCGCGAGTGCTGCAGCTGCTCGAGCTTCTGCAGACAGCGGGAACGCGCTCGGTCGGCGAACTCGCTGAACGTCTCGATGTCGATGAACGCACTGTCCGACGTTATGTGGGTCACCTTCGAGAGCTCGAGATACCCGTTGAGACAGTTCGCGGCCGCTACGGCGGTTACCGTATTGCCGCGGGTCTTCGAATGCCGCCGCTCATGCTCAGCGACGACGAAGCGCTCGCCGTAGTACTCGGACTGCTGCACGCGCAATCGTCTCCCGCGGCATCGACCACGGCCATGCAGACCGCGATGTCGAAGGTGCGGCGCTCGCTTCCAGCTGAGTCGGCTCGCAAGCTCGGCGTTCTGCTGAGCACGGCTGCGTTCGCCGATGATCGAGACGTCTTCGTGCCCGATGCCGGAATACTGCTGACGGCAGCCGAGGCCGTGCGTCGGCGGCAACCGATCGAGCTGCGCTACCGTTCGCGCGACGGCGAGCCGTCGAAACGGACGGTGCACCCGTACGATCTGATTGCCTTCTCGGGGCGCTGGTACCTGGTCGCGTTCGACGTTGGCCGGGGAGCAGAGAGACGCTTCCGTCTCGACCGCATCGCAACGGCCCGCACCGTCTCGGGAACGTTCGCGCCGCCGAAACCACGTGACCAAGCGGCAGCGACGCGTCTCGTCGACGACTTCGCGGGAGCAGACTATGCCTGGCACGTGAAGCTGCGCGTGAACGCTGGTCGCGAGCACATTCGCGCTCATCTGCCGGCGAGCGTTGCTCGGCTCGAACCGCTTCTGGATGACGGGTCGGAGGGCGCGTGGCATCGCGTCGAGATCAATGCCGCGAGCCTCGAGTGGCTCCCGCCCGTGATCATTGCGCTCGGATGCCCCGTCATCGTCGATCAACCCGCAGAGCTTCGCACGCTCATTGCCGACGTGGCGTCGCGACTTCGCGATATCGCGGCGTCACCGTGA
- a CDS encoding multidrug effflux MFS transporter, which yields MNARKSAAPQSQGPGRQRGLIVLLGVMAALGPMTVDMYLPALPEITREFETTEATIQITLTGSLLGMGVGSLLFGPISDARGRRVPLIIGLSIHVIFSIASAFAGNVAALIVFRTLQGVGSAAAPSIAMAIVRDISHGRAASVRYSLIMMVSMSAPIVAPLIGSLILLGTDWHGIFIAQGAMSALLVVLGLLFLPETRSERMPLRESRVFAGAASLFSDRMFVGAALSQLAMMAASFCYVSGLSFVAQDWYGVSQQAYGAILAVGAVVMLMMNPLSPLLLRRFMPHKVQIIGLVGALASSAMIMVSAGWLGLPGVTAFAWLCIGFQQLVIPNNQAMGLFNHAPRAGMAAALIGTAGTIGAALSAPLLGLAGTDNGFNMGFGMFAFYATSLAASVFVIGFKNDDLTTRPVPIVR from the coding sequence ATGAACGCGCGAAAGTCGGCCGCCCCACAGTCACAGGGCCCTGGGCGCCAGCGCGGGCTCATCGTTCTGCTCGGCGTCATGGCCGCGCTCGGCCCCATGACCGTCGACATGTACCTGCCGGCTCTGCCCGAGATCACGCGCGAGTTCGAGACGACCGAAGCGACAATCCAGATCACACTCACCGGGTCGCTGCTCGGCATGGGTGTCGGGTCTCTTCTGTTCGGGCCGATTTCGGATGCTCGCGGGCGACGCGTTCCGCTCATCATCGGACTGTCGATCCACGTGATCTTCTCGATCGCGTCGGCCTTCGCCGGCAACGTCGCAGCACTCATCGTCTTCCGCACCCTGCAGGGGGTCGGGTCGGCGGCGGCTCCGAGCATCGCCATGGCGATCGTGCGCGACATCTCGCATGGCCGCGCAGCATCCGTTCGCTATTCCCTGATCATGATGGTGTCGATGTCGGCGCCGATCGTCGCGCCGCTGATCGGATCGCTGATCCTGCTCGGCACCGACTGGCACGGCATCTTCATCGCCCAGGGTGCGATGTCAGCTCTGCTCGTCGTGCTCGGACTGCTGTTTCTGCCCGAGACGCGGTCGGAGCGGATGCCGCTACGCGAGTCGCGCGTGTTCGCCGGGGCGGCATCCCTGTTCTCTGATCGCATGTTCGTGGGCGCTGCCCTGTCGCAGCTCGCGATGATGGCCGCGAGCTTCTGCTATGTCTCCGGTCTGAGCTTCGTAGCGCAGGATTGGTACGGCGTTTCGCAGCAGGCCTACGGCGCGATTCTCGCCGTCGGAGCCGTTGTGATGCTCATGATGAACCCGCTCAGCCCACTGCTGCTGCGGCGGTTCATGCCGCACAAGGTGCAGATCATCGGGCTCGTCGGCGCACTGGCATCGTCGGCGATGATCATGGTGTCTGCCGGGTGGCTTGGGCTGCCGGGCGTCACCGCGTTCGCGTGGCTGTGCATCGGGTTTCAGCAGCTCGTGATTCCGAACAACCAGGCGATGGGGTTGTTCAATCATGCGCCGCGCGCGGGAATGGCCGCCGCCCTGATCGGCACGGCAGGCACGATCGGCGCGGCTTTGTCTGCCCCGCTGCTCGGCCTCGCCGGAACCGACAACGGCTTCAACATGGGCTTCGGCATGTTCGCGTTCTACGCGACGTCGCTCGCGGCATCCGTGTTCGTCATCGGCTTCAAGAACGACGATCTGACGACGCGGCCTGTGCCGATCGTGCGGTAG
- a CDS encoding LacI family DNA-binding transcriptional regulator, with the protein MPATLRDVAERAAVSVRTVSNVVSGYEHVSKRMRAKVLAAIEELDYRANPVARTLRTGRTGLLGLVVPEITVPYFSELARDVIDAAAEYGYRVMIDQTGHDHDRERQLLMGDDRTMLFDGMLFSPLVTKAELLDMHGSTKMPLVLLGEHEFDGRYDHVAIDNVAAAMDAVAHLAEIGRERIAAIGSQPQEEYSTPLQRFAGYTKALDTAGLVTHPEFAITAEHYSREAGYEATRALLALSPLPDAIFCFSDLLAIGAMRAVFDAGLDVPGDIAVIGIDDVDEGRFARPSLSTVSLDTPFIAREAVRRIATRIDEPETPAEEVIAPHRLVARESTVANHP; encoded by the coding sequence ATGCCAGCCACTCTTCGCGATGTCGCCGAACGGGCCGCAGTATCCGTCCGTACTGTCTCGAATGTTGTAAGCGGGTACGAGCATGTCAGTAAGCGCATGCGTGCGAAGGTGCTAGCTGCGATCGAAGAGCTGGATTATCGCGCGAATCCCGTGGCCCGCACGCTGCGAACGGGGCGCACTGGCTTGCTCGGTCTCGTCGTGCCCGAGATCACGGTGCCCTACTTCAGCGAGCTCGCTCGTGATGTCATCGACGCAGCGGCAGAATACGGATATCGCGTCATGATCGACCAGACGGGTCATGACCACGATCGGGAACGCCAGCTCCTCATGGGCGACGACCGAACGATGCTGTTCGACGGGATGCTGTTCAGCCCCCTGGTGACAAAGGCTGAGCTCCTCGATATGCACGGCTCGACGAAAATGCCCCTCGTGCTCCTCGGTGAGCACGAGTTCGACGGGCGCTACGATCACGTCGCAATCGACAACGTGGCAGCGGCAATGGACGCGGTAGCGCACCTCGCCGAGATCGGCCGCGAGCGCATCGCAGCCATCGGCTCGCAGCCGCAAGAAGAATACTCGACGCCACTCCAGCGATTCGCCGGATACACGAAGGCGCTGGACACAGCAGGCCTCGTCACGCACCCTGAGTTCGCCATTACCGCCGAACACTACAGTCGCGAAGCCGGCTACGAAGCAACGCGGGCGCTCTTGGCACTGTCACCGCTGCCCGACGCAATCTTCTGCTTCTCCGATCTCCTCGCGATCGGAGCAATGCGCGCGGTCTTCGACGCGGGTCTCGATGTGCCCGGCGATATCGCCGTAATCGGCATCGATGACGTGGACGAGGGACGATTCGCTCGTCCATCACTCAGCACCGTATCGCTCGACACCCCCTTCATCGCACGAGAAGCGGTGCGCCGAATCGCAACGCGAATCGACGAGCCCGAGACACCAGCAGAAGAAGTTATCGCCCCTCACCGTCTCGTCGCACGCGAGAGTACGGTCGCGAACCACCCCTAG
- a CDS encoding ABC transporter substrate-binding protein, which translates to MYPNSKRRSPRLAAAGAVALAALTLTACGPSITSGGDDAASDRLQAPTAEQPEGEITIWDRSGDLFEVFEGVIDDFNEKYPEITVNHEAVDIDAKLQNTLITGTDVPDGVFLDDAMVSGYADYLWDLSDVLDPYIDDIAPQKIDVNTIGGGIYGVPYDLDPGLLFYNAAALDEAGVDVESIETYDDLLAAAQAYKDVNPDAHPIHLEQSEFLGQLQLEMYASQMGTSIADADGTLRLDSPEYEKILTFLDTVQSEGLGTRAEYLTPTDIAEMENGNQVFYPWAIWFSFAPQQLLPETSGDWRAMPLPAWEDGGARSGAMGGSSFVLPKDGENSELAWLFYEFLMYDEAGYTAVWGPNDVYPNGLNTSIPAYLPAADPENPLFEPVEALGGQDLWEVATSAGSQIPAGTSIPPWWNGAAEYLGNDIQRMLDGDLTPEEVIRQSSDAIQKNLIDRQ; encoded by the coding sequence ATGTACCCCAACTCCAAACGGCGCAGCCCCCGCCTCGCCGCCGCCGGCGCCGTTGCGCTTGCCGCCCTAACGTTGACAGCGTGCGGCCCGAGCATCACCAGCGGTGGTGATGATGCCGCATCCGATCGCCTTCAGGCTCCGACAGCCGAGCAACCCGAGGGCGAGATCACCATCTGGGACCGCTCAGGCGATCTCTTCGAGGTCTTTGAGGGAGTCATCGACGACTTCAACGAGAAGTACCCGGAGATCACCGTCAATCACGAAGCCGTCGACATCGACGCCAAGCTGCAGAACACGCTCATCACGGGAACCGACGTGCCCGATGGCGTCTTTCTCGACGACGCGATGGTCAGCGGATACGCCGACTACCTATGGGATCTGAGCGACGTGCTCGATCCGTACATCGACGACATCGCCCCGCAGAAGATTGATGTGAACACGATCGGCGGAGGCATCTACGGCGTCCCATACGACCTTGACCCCGGACTGCTGTTCTATAACGCTGCGGCCCTTGATGAGGCAGGGGTCGACGTCGAGAGCATCGAGACCTACGATGATCTGCTCGCTGCCGCTCAGGCATATAAGGACGTGAATCCCGACGCGCATCCGATTCATCTCGAGCAATCGGAGTTCCTCGGCCAGTTGCAGCTTGAGATGTACGCGAGCCAGATGGGCACATCAATTGCGGATGCTGACGGCACGCTGCGTCTCGATAGCCCGGAGTACGAGAAGATTCTCACATTCCTCGACACGGTTCAGTCAGAGGGTCTCGGAACCCGGGCCGAGTATCTGACGCCCACCGACATTGCCGAGATGGAGAACGGCAACCAGGTGTTCTACCCCTGGGCGATCTGGTTCAGTTTCGCACCGCAGCAGCTTCTGCCCGAGACCAGCGGAGACTGGCGAGCGATGCCCCTTCCCGCCTGGGAAGACGGCGGTGCGCGAAGTGGAGCGATGGGAGGCTCATCGTTTGTGTTGCCCAAGGATGGCGAGAACTCTGAACTCGCGTGGCTCTTCTATGAATTCCTCATGTACGACGAGGCCGGCTACACAGCGGTCTGGGGGCCGAACGACGTCTATCCGAACGGGCTCAACACGTCGATTCCTGCGTACCTGCCAGCAGCCGACCCTGAAAACCCGCTCTTCGAGCCGGTCGAAGCGCTGGGCGGCCAGGATCTCTGGGAAGTTGCCACCTCAGCCGGCTCGCAGATCCCGGCGGGCACCTCGATCCCGCCGTGGTGGAACGGTGCAGCCGAGTACCTCGGAAATGACATCCAGCGGATGCTCGACGGCGACCTCACGCCCGAAGAGGTGATCAGACAATCGTCCGACGCCATTCAGAAGAACCTCATCGATCGACAGTGA